From a region of the Paenibacillus lutimineralis genome:
- a CDS encoding alpha/beta fold hydrolase, with translation MQLLQMVENGQLSPEEALSLIRGNQRMSPDNTQEDPPDAAPSGLAGQIRQILVEGVATLLKVPAAKIDLDTGWSSFGFDSISFTGFQSYLAEKLKVDLSMNVFLEYGTINELGEHLLEQTPSLPAATADLAPAYAHEAAGTAESPRVVGSQVAYSAGNVRQTALDKSMWQKTDSSEKADTVPVRGPEVGQNHLRLISSSDQFFTRFWQELGSQKAFTGSYRSYSLEELEEDRHKYIQLLVGTSSGKSMEVVVSGKGSPLVLVGGVGMASPMVLKQFEHFSQKHKVICIHNPGCGLSEDIEDYTLEGRARIIAEVLDGLGVKEPVDFIGFSWGGLLGQTFSVMYPKRISRLVLVSSIYEIVNENPKMNADEAMRLDLEAVPGGEDYSELMECGKSIDQRIFTKYMEYYLPGNQKSYSTMNILRQIQAPVLIVFGRNDTIINTRQSKVMGATIPGAAMLELEDAAHFLFMTHHKQLNLAVEDFLVGNTKPHFFSLKECRAQMLEFERCRLAELQIAGLEEYDGLEERLNNLCTSYAFRFLKDSGIDVSAGAIHDRNEWAMRLRLPAAYTRLLDCMIDMLAEDRIVKLMDSRVKFVADESTVPDPKVLYEACLESYPEFKGMLSFLDYCVGKYQDALTGKIPPVSVLFPKGSSDALEQSNRDTVEHGRERVYAGVVHDTLSLLIDAGEGAEINILEVGGGTGLLTRQLLPLAARANVNYWFTDIGEYFIGKARQNPEFASLNFKTFDITKDPEAQGFTSGSFDAVLGLNVVHATKDIQGTVDNLKPLLAPGGIMMLIEACKRQRWVDMVWGLAEGWWVFEDLHLRQKSPIIDPYAWEKVLAASDFREFHVFPEKDNQRFTADCVIAAAQYR, from the coding sequence ATGCAATTGTTACAGATGGTCGAGAACGGACAGCTATCGCCGGAAGAGGCGTTGTCCTTGATCCGAGGAAATCAGCGGATGAGTCCAGATAACACGCAGGAGGATCCGCCAGACGCGGCTCCATCCGGCCTTGCTGGGCAAATCCGCCAGATCCTGGTTGAAGGCGTGGCAACCCTGTTGAAAGTGCCTGCCGCCAAGATTGACCTTGATACGGGTTGGAGCAGCTTCGGCTTTGACTCTATCAGCTTTACGGGCTTTCAAAGTTATTTGGCTGAAAAGCTGAAAGTAGACCTCTCTATGAACGTCTTTTTAGAATATGGAACCATTAATGAACTGGGTGAGCATCTATTGGAGCAAACACCTTCCCTGCCTGCTGCAACTGCTGATCTTGCTCCTGCTTACGCGCACGAGGCTGCAGGAACTGCGGAATCCCCGCGAGTGGTTGGATCGCAAGTGGCTTACAGTGCGGGAAATGTAAGGCAGACGGCACTGGATAAGTCTATGTGGCAGAAGACGGATTCCTCGGAGAAGGCAGACACCGTTCCAGTCCGCGGCCCTGAAGTCGGGCAGAATCACCTGCGGCTGATCAGCAGCTCGGATCAATTTTTTACTCGGTTCTGGCAAGAGCTAGGTAGCCAAAAAGCATTCACAGGCAGCTACCGATCCTATTCGCTGGAGGAACTGGAGGAGGATCGGCACAAGTACATCCAACTGCTGGTGGGAACATCATCCGGAAAAAGCATGGAGGTTGTCGTCTCGGGCAAAGGCAGCCCGCTTGTTCTTGTAGGCGGGGTAGGCATGGCTTCGCCGATGGTTCTAAAGCAGTTTGAGCATTTCTCGCAAAAGCATAAAGTGATTTGTATTCATAATCCAGGCTGCGGCCTGAGCGAGGACATTGAGGATTATACGCTAGAGGGCAGAGCTAGGATTATCGCGGAGGTGCTGGACGGCCTTGGGGTGAAAGAGCCGGTTGATTTTATCGGCTTCTCGTGGGGGGGACTTCTGGGGCAAACTTTCAGCGTAATGTATCCGAAGCGTATATCCCGTCTCGTACTGGTCAGTTCTATCTATGAAATCGTCAATGAAAATCCGAAGATGAATGCTGATGAGGCGATGAGGCTGGATCTGGAGGCCGTGCCGGGCGGAGAGGATTATTCAGAGCTGATGGAATGCGGCAAAAGTATCGATCAGCGGATTTTTACTAAATACATGGAATATTATCTGCCTGGAAACCAAAAGAGCTATTCGACGATGAACATCCTCAGGCAAATTCAAGCTCCTGTACTGATTGTCTTCGGAAGAAACGATACCATTATCAACACCCGGCAATCAAAAGTGATGGGAGCCACTATTCCGGGCGCCGCTATGCTGGAACTGGAGGACGCGGCCCACTTTTTGTTTATGACGCATCACAAGCAGCTGAACCTCGCGGTAGAGGACTTCCTAGTGGGGAACACAAAGCCCCATTTCTTCAGCTTGAAGGAATGTCGGGCGCAGATGCTCGAATTCGAGCGGTGCCGCTTGGCGGAGCTTCAGATTGCTGGGCTTGAAGAATACGACGGGCTCGAGGAGCGTCTCAACAACCTGTGCACTAGCTACGCGTTCCGTTTCTTGAAGGATTCAGGCATAGATGTAAGCGCGGGTGCCATCCATGACCGGAACGAATGGGCGATGCGTCTGCGATTGCCAGCGGCCTATACCCGCCTGCTGGACTGCATGATCGACATGCTGGCCGAGGACAGGATCGTAAAGCTGATGGACAGCCGAGTGAAATTTGTTGCGGACGAGTCTACGGTGCCGGATCCAAAGGTACTGTACGAGGCGTGCCTGGAGAGCTATCCCGAGTTCAAGGGCATGCTTTCCTTCCTCGATTATTGCGTTGGAAAATACCAGGATGCACTTACCGGCAAGATTCCTCCGGTCAGTGTGCTTTTTCCGAAAGGAAGCTCGGATGCGTTGGAGCAGAGCAACCGGGATACGGTGGAGCATGGCAGGGAGCGGGTATATGCCGGGGTCGTACATGATACGCTCTCGCTGCTCATTGACGCAGGGGAAGGAGCGGAGATCAATATACTTGAGGTCGGCGGTGGTACCGGCCTGCTGACCCGTCAGCTGCTGCCGCTTGCGGCGCGCGCTAACGTCAACTATTGGTTCACCGACATCGGGGAATATTTTATAGGCAAAGCCAGACAGAATCCCGAATTTGCTTCTCTGAACTTCAAGACATTCGATATCACTAAAGATCCAGAGGCCCAAGGATTTACATCTGGCAGCTTCGACGCTGTGCTTGGCCTGAATGTGGTGCATGCCACTAAGGATATCCAAGGCACGGTGGATAATCTGAAGCCTCTTTTGGCTCCGGGAGGAATCATGATGCTGATTGAGGCCTGTAAACGGCAGCGCTGGGTGGATATGGTCTGGGGGCTGGCTGAGGGCTGGTGGGTCTTTGAAGATCTGCATCTGCGCCAGAAATCGCCAATTATCGATCCGTACGCTTGGGAGAAAGTGCTTGCTGCTTCCGACTTCAGGGAGTTTCATGTGTTTCCCGAAAAAGATAACCAGCGTTTTACTGCGGATTGTGTAATTGCCGCTGCCCAATACCGATAA
- a CDS encoding MBL fold metallo-hydrolase, translated as MEATYDLFTIKTQCMTFVNYSYLGIDKSSLKAFVVDPSWDVSQLVHKLKLHNASLEAVLLTHSHFDHTNMVNKLEMLYQPTVYLSKTEAEYYRYHCTRLRTVEDMDIIRVGDTPITCLLTPGHTPGSVCYWGGDNLFSGDTVFIEGCGICDSEGGSAEDMYYSIQRLIQLIPANVRVYPGHSFGEPPGREMSYLYKKNLYFQIDDINHFVKYRNRKSNSKIFDFK; from the coding sequence ATGGAAGCAACCTATGATTTGTTTACCATTAAGACTCAATGTATGACGTTTGTGAATTATTCTTATCTTGGAATCGACAAGTCCTCCCTCAAGGCTTTTGTTGTTGATCCATCCTGGGATGTCTCGCAGCTTGTACATAAACTGAAACTGCATAACGCTTCGTTGGAAGCGGTGCTGCTCACGCATTCCCATTTTGATCATACCAATATGGTGAACAAGCTGGAGATGCTTTACCAGCCCACAGTCTATTTATCCAAAACAGAGGCGGAATATTATCGGTACCACTGCACTCGTCTGAGAACAGTGGAGGATATGGATATTATCCGTGTTGGCGATACCCCTATCACCTGTCTTTTAACTCCAGGTCACACACCGGGAAGCGTCTGTTACTGGGGGGGCGACAATCTGTTCTCCGGCGACACCGTGTTCATCGAGGGCTGCGGTATATGCGACAGCGAGGGTGGCTCTGCGGAAGATATGTACTACAGCATTCAAAGGCTAATCCAGCTGATTCCCGCGAATGTCCGTGTTTATCCCGGACATTCCTTCGGAGAGCCCCCCGGCAGGGAAATGAGCTATTTATACAAAAAGAACCTGTATTTTCAGATTGATGACATCAATCATTTCGTCAAGTATAGAAATCGGAAGAGTAATTCCAAAATTTTTGATTTCAAGTAA
- the fabD gene encoding ACP S-malonyltransferase translates to MQDELVFMFSGQGSQYSKMGLELYEANAVFRQTMNQLDESFQALTGASVVAELYLAAKRKGSRFDDIFYSHPAIFMVQYALSQTLIAAGIRPRYVIGVSLGEYVALAVAKVLSPTHVLELIVKQVNLLQETCGKGAMIAILDNCRLYEESAELNGRTELIAVNYDKHFTVACSVKHAKDTQQFLKERNIASLKLPVNYAFHSASIDRLKEPYCDVLRGCEFRLPEISFVSSMMGGPVKQIGESFLWDVLREPMNFQGALKALADGNPKVYLDLGPSGTLENFSKKLLDPAQTRAIKSIITPMGSDMKKLNETIVYCGQLNLTRDGEKAKMKAYLFPGQGAQSVGMGDKLFQEFPEYTAIADRVLGYSIEELCLKNSKKLLDNTAYTQPALYVVNALSYLKHQQESGEAPDYVAGHSLGEYSALFAAEVFDFETGLRIVQKRGELMSTATGGGMAALIGLTEEAIREILAQHRLDRLDVANLNTPTQIALSGLQEDITAAKEIFESSGVSAYVVLNVSGAFHSRYMRDSAIQFKQFLEQFTFKAPKIPVISNLTSRPYTLKNMIHYMTEQMVSSVQWTESVRYLMGKDPEMELLQIGPGHVIAGLVSKIKREAEPLIVEDDAPSEDNFFLEAAAAVELPDIEPILEETATEEEIYAEEIILNEEAVQEAGLEQTEVLEVPANADNPKVLAGEGSPGMQLGSTGFKQRYGLDYAYVLGGMNDGISSQELVTAAGRAGCLAFLGASGMRQVDLEHSIRGIRQALGADGSFGVTVMYHPIHSGREERLIETLLREKVDLVEATSYLTMTPALIKYRILGLSQRPDGTIRTAHRIIAKVSRPDIAKMFMLPPPERIVEKLVASGDITPEQAQLARLVSIADDLCAVGDSAGPTDQANLLSLLPTMIRLRQEIARDFAPARDIHIGAAGGIGTPEAAAGVFLMGAEFILTGSINQCTVESGASAEVKDILEQLNVYDMAYVPSAELFELGGKAQVVKKGLFFSARANKLYELYRNLSSIGQLDPKTKSQLEEKYFGRTITSILEECKRDMPAEELASLNSDSKQQLAAVFKWYIENSKKSAIAGETGNKVNYSIMCGPSVGAFNQWVKGTALEAWRNRKVAIIGAKLMEEAATIVRGEIVQ, encoded by the coding sequence GTGCAAGACGAATTGGTATTTATGTTCTCCGGCCAGGGCTCCCAATACAGCAAGATGGGCCTTGAATTGTACGAAGCAAACGCTGTTTTTCGCCAAACCATGAATCAACTGGACGAGTCCTTCCAGGCATTGACCGGTGCAAGCGTTGTGGCAGAGCTTTATCTTGCCGCTAAGCGAAAAGGATCGAGGTTTGATGATATTTTCTATTCCCATCCTGCCATTTTTATGGTTCAATACGCGCTCTCCCAAACGCTGATTGCCGCAGGCATCCGTCCACGTTACGTCATAGGTGTCAGCCTCGGCGAATATGTGGCGCTTGCGGTAGCCAAGGTTCTCTCTCCCACACATGTGCTTGAGCTGATTGTCAAGCAGGTGAATTTGCTGCAGGAGACATGCGGAAAAGGTGCGATGATCGCCATTTTGGACAACTGTCGTCTGTATGAAGAGAGTGCGGAGCTGAATGGTCGTACTGAGCTGATTGCCGTCAATTATGATAAGCATTTTACCGTCGCCTGCAGCGTAAAACACGCCAAAGATACTCAGCAATTTCTGAAAGAACGGAATATTGCTAGTTTGAAGCTTCCCGTAAATTATGCATTTCATTCGGCATCCATCGACAGGCTGAAGGAGCCCTATTGTGATGTCTTGAGGGGATGCGAATTCCGTTTACCTGAAATTTCTTTTGTTTCTTCCATGATGGGTGGTCCGGTAAAGCAGATTGGGGAGTCCTTCCTGTGGGACGTGCTGAGGGAGCCGATGAATTTCCAGGGAGCCTTAAAGGCACTGGCCGACGGGAATCCCAAGGTTTATCTTGATCTGGGGCCCTCGGGAACATTGGAGAACTTCAGCAAGAAGCTCCTCGACCCGGCGCAAACCCGGGCTATCAAATCTATCATTACCCCGATGGGCAGCGATATGAAGAAACTTAATGAGACGATCGTCTATTGCGGACAATTGAACCTTACAAGAGATGGGGAGAAAGCGAAGATGAAAGCTTATTTATTTCCGGGACAAGGCGCACAATCGGTTGGCATGGGGGACAAGCTATTTCAGGAGTTTCCGGAGTATACCGCTATCGCTGACCGGGTGTTGGGCTATTCCATTGAAGAGCTATGCCTCAAGAACAGCAAGAAGTTGCTGGACAATACTGCATATACGCAACCCGCACTTTACGTAGTGAATGCATTGTCATATTTAAAACATCAGCAGGAATCCGGTGAAGCCCCCGACTATGTTGCGGGACACAGCCTTGGCGAATACAGCGCGCTGTTTGCCGCGGAAGTGTTTGATTTTGAGACAGGATTGCGGATTGTGCAAAAGAGAGGCGAGTTGATGAGCACGGCTACCGGAGGCGGTATGGCTGCTCTCATTGGCTTGACGGAAGAAGCGATCCGGGAAATTCTTGCCCAGCATAGACTGGATCGGCTAGACGTTGCCAACCTCAATACACCTACCCAAATTGCTTTATCGGGGCTGCAGGAGGATATAACGGCTGCAAAAGAGATTTTTGAGAGCAGCGGCGTCTCCGCCTATGTGGTTTTGAATGTCAGCGGAGCGTTTCATTCCCGGTACATGCGTGATTCAGCAATACAGTTTAAGCAATTCCTCGAACAATTTACCTTCAAAGCGCCCAAAATACCAGTCATATCGAATCTGACATCTAGACCCTACACTCTGAAAAATATGATTCACTACATGACAGAGCAAATGGTCAGCAGCGTGCAATGGACGGAGTCAGTACGCTATCTAATGGGAAAAGATCCTGAAATGGAGCTGTTGCAGATCGGTCCCGGCCATGTGATCGCCGGACTGGTCAGCAAAATCAAGAGAGAAGCTGAGCCACTTATTGTGGAAGACGATGCGCCTTCAGAGGATAATTTCTTCTTGGAAGCGGCAGCGGCTGTCGAACTGCCTGATATAGAGCCTATCTTGGAGGAAACGGCCACCGAAGAAGAAATTTATGCTGAAGAGATTATTTTGAACGAGGAAGCAGTGCAAGAGGCCGGGCTGGAACAAACGGAAGTGCTTGAGGTTCCGGCGAATGCTGACAATCCAAAAGTTCTAGCTGGGGAGGGTTCCCCAGGAATGCAGCTCGGCAGCACCGGGTTCAAGCAGCGTTACGGTTTGGACTATGCATATGTCCTAGGTGGAATGAATGATGGAATTTCGTCCCAAGAGCTGGTTACGGCGGCTGGAAGAGCGGGCTGTCTGGCCTTTCTCGGTGCAAGCGGAATGCGCCAGGTAGACCTGGAGCATTCCATCCGCGGCATCCGCCAAGCTCTGGGGGCTGACGGTTCGTTCGGAGTAACGGTTATGTACCACCCGATTCATTCCGGCAGGGAAGAACGGCTGATCGAAACGCTGCTGCGGGAGAAGGTGGACTTGGTTGAAGCCACCTCGTATCTGACGATGACACCGGCGCTGATAAAGTATCGTATTCTCGGGCTGAGCCAGCGTCCAGACGGAACGATTCGAACCGCTCATCGTATCATAGCCAAGGTTAGCCGCCCGGATATAGCCAAAATGTTCATGCTTCCTCCACCGGAACGCATCGTGGAGAAGCTGGTGGCCTCTGGAGATATTACGCCCGAGCAGGCTCAGTTGGCCCGGCTTGTGTCGATAGCGGACGATCTATGCGCCGTTGGCGATTCGGCGGGACCAACCGACCAGGCGAATCTACTGAGCCTGCTGCCAACCATGATCCGCCTGAGACAGGAAATCGCACGGGATTTTGCGCCGGCGCGGGATATTCATATCGGTGCGGCGGGTGGTATTGGAACGCCCGAAGCCGCGGCGGGGGTGTTCCTGATGGGTGCCGAATTTATTTTAACGGGATCGATCAACCAGTGTACGGTGGAAAGCGGAGCGAGTGCTGAGGTAAAGGATATCCTCGAGCAACTCAACGTCTACGATATGGCCTATGTTCCGTCAGCCGAGCTGTTTGAGCTTGGCGGCAAGGCGCAAGTGGTCAAGAAGGGCCTATTTTTCTCGGCAAGGGCGAACAAGCTATATGAGCTGTACCGGAATTTGTCCTCGATCGGACAATTGGATCCCAAGACCAAAAGCCAACTGGAGGAGAAATATTTCGGTCGGACGATCACGTCGATCCTTGAGGAGTGTAAGAGGGACATGCCGGCAGAGGAACTGGCTTCATTAAATTCCGATTCGAAGCAGCAGCTCGCAGCCGTTTTTAAATGGTATATCGAGAATAGCAAGAAATCGGCCATTGCCGGAGAAACAGGTAATAAGGTCAATTACAGCATCATGTGCGGACCTTCGGTTGGCGCATTCAACCAATGGGTGAAGGGCACGGCGCTCGAAGCCTGGAGAAATCGCAAAGTCGCCATCATTGGCGCCAAATTGATGGAAGAAGCAGCCACTATAGTCAGAGGGGAGATCGTCCAATGA
- a CDS encoding acyl carrier protein → MNKDQIFEIMREKMLDILPDLDVQRVSREESMKDLGANSIDRFDIISDTMGELNLKIPLVKFGSLKNIGEVVDFLYENL, encoded by the coding sequence ATGAACAAAGATCAAATTTTTGAAATTATGAGGGAGAAAATGCTAGACATCCTGCCGGACTTGGACGTCCAGCGTGTCAGCAGAGAAGAGAGCATGAAGGATTTGGGTGCGAACTCCATCGATCGCTTCGATATTATTTCCGACACAATGGGCGAACTGAATTTGAAAATTCCGCTCGTTAAGTTCGGTAGCCTCAAGAATATTGGAGAGGTAGTAGATTTCTTGTATGAAAACCTCTAG
- a CDS encoding beta-ketoacyl synthase N-terminal-like domain-containing protein, with protein MKTSSSASSYSFRHFHPVVVTGIGVAGAAAVGAATFEQVLREGRSSVGYLTGMAYPNGKPLIGAEAEARELQVGFQRYAPGLSRTAGRLFKISGKSVQASSVAAAEAWQQAGLEERSLNHERIGIIVAGSNISPAVSYSAYKEYGEQPELLHPRYALSYMDTNQIGVLSEMFGICGEGMTVGGASASGNAAILRASQWIQLGLVDVCMVVGAMADLSPLELQGYLNIGAYGGSGFEGAPKQACRPFDRRHEGFILGQTSACLILECASSAADSGAEVLATVIGGAAALDGHSLSNPSEDGQVRTMKEALRRAGLPTSSIDYINAHGTSTPLGDLTELASIRRVFGEHLGRVRINSTKALTGHCLYAAGVVEAASVIIQMKGGFLHPQINLEEPVSREHYFATQKAEAADFTYALSNSYGFGGINTSIIFKKGLC; from the coding sequence ATGAAAACCTCTAGCAGCGCTTCCTCCTACAGCTTTCGGCATTTCCACCCGGTCGTTGTCACCGGGATCGGCGTAGCCGGGGCGGCGGCGGTAGGAGCTGCCACATTCGAGCAGGTTTTGCGGGAAGGACGCAGCTCGGTGGGCTATCTGACCGGGATGGCCTACCCAAACGGAAAACCATTGATTGGCGCGGAGGCGGAGGCCCGGGAGCTTCAGGTGGGATTTCAGAGGTATGCCCCCGGTTTAAGCCGAACAGCTGGCAGGCTGTTCAAAATCTCGGGTAAATCGGTTCAAGCGTCGTCCGTGGCCGCCGCTGAAGCATGGCAGCAGGCCGGGCTGGAGGAACGCAGCCTCAATCATGAGCGGATCGGGATCATCGTCGCGGGGAGCAACATATCGCCAGCGGTCAGCTATTCTGCTTACAAAGAGTACGGGGAGCAGCCTGAGCTGCTCCATCCCCGTTATGCGCTGAGCTATATGGATACCAATCAAATCGGCGTTCTTAGCGAGATGTTTGGTATCTGTGGAGAAGGAATGACAGTTGGTGGAGCTTCTGCGAGCGGCAATGCCGCGATTCTAAGAGCGTCGCAGTGGATTCAACTGGGTCTAGTGGATGTGTGCATGGTAGTGGGGGCCATGGCAGATTTGTCGCCTCTAGAACTGCAGGGATATCTCAATATCGGCGCCTATGGAGGAAGCGGCTTTGAGGGAGCCCCGAAGCAAGCGTGCCGTCCGTTTGACCGGCGGCATGAAGGCTTTATCTTGGGGCAAACCTCAGCCTGCTTGATTCTGGAATGTGCTAGCAGTGCGGCTGACAGCGGAGCAGAAGTGCTCGCAACTGTGATCGGCGGCGCAGCGGCGCTAGATGGGCACAGCCTCTCCAATCCCAGCGAAGACGGCCAGGTCCGGACGATGAAGGAGGCGCTCCGCAGGGCGGGGCTACCCACGTCTTCCATAGATTATATCAATGCTCACGGGACTTCTACGCCACTCGGCGATTTGACTGAGCTTGCCTCCATCCGGCGCGTATTCGGTGAGCATCTCGGACGTGTGCGGATTAATTCTACCAAAGCACTCACCGGACATTGCCTGTATGCTGCCGGCGTGGTGGAAGCGGCGTCTGTCATCATCCAGATGAAGGGTGGGTTTCTTCATCCGCAGATCAATTTGGAGGAGCCGGTCAGCCGGGAACACTATTTTGCCACGCAGAAGGCGGAGGCGGCAGATTTTACATATGCGCTAAGCAATTCATACGGTTTTGGGGGTATAAATACTAGCATTATTTTCAAGAAAGGATTGTGCTGA
- a CDS encoding hydroxymethylglutaryl-CoA synthase family protein — translation MRTGIESINFYGGPAVITARSIFEGRGLDLSRFDNLMMDRKSVGVACEDAVTNGVNAAKPIIDALSEDEKKRIELVITASESGVDFGKSISTYIHDYLGLGRNCRLFELKQACYGGTAGLHMAACFVASNVSPGAKALVIATDVARAAAKSTYGEPSQAVGAIAMLVSDNPEILELDFGATGQYSYEVMDTCRPLPEIETGNPDLSLLSYLDCLENSYKNYKQKVDGVHFQETFDYLAFHTPFGGMVKGAHRKLMHEELKLRGPVVQQDFEQRVAPALTYGMQVGNVYSAALYLGLCSLIDHAQVDDYRRVGLFSYGSGCSSEFYSGVIGPGAAVKLSQMDIGGHLNSRYELSFDEYEQILDQNVEWLFGIRDKKVDFSGFSRVYDHFFKGKGYLVLSEVDDFHRKYVWS, via the coding sequence ATGCGGACAGGAATTGAAAGCATCAATTTTTACGGTGGCCCAGCGGTCATTACAGCACGCAGTATTTTTGAGGGCAGAGGGCTGGATTTAAGTCGGTTCGACAACCTGATGATGGATCGAAAATCGGTGGGGGTGGCGTGTGAGGATGCTGTAACCAATGGTGTCAATGCCGCCAAGCCGATTATCGATGCCTTGAGCGAGGATGAAAAAAAACGGATCGAACTCGTGATCACGGCAAGTGAATCCGGGGTTGATTTCGGCAAATCCATCAGTACATATATCCATGATTATCTGGGATTGGGCCGGAACTGCCGCCTATTTGAGTTAAAGCAGGCATGCTATGGAGGTACCGCGGGTCTGCATATGGCAGCGTGCTTCGTTGCCTCGAATGTGTCACCGGGAGCCAAAGCGCTGGTGATTGCAACGGATGTCGCCAGAGCAGCTGCCAAGAGCACTTACGGGGAGCCCTCGCAGGCCGTTGGCGCTATTGCCATGCTGGTTAGCGACAATCCGGAAATTCTGGAGCTGGATTTCGGTGCCACGGGTCAATACAGTTACGAGGTTATGGATACCTGTCGACCGCTTCCTGAGATTGAGACGGGTAATCCGGATCTCTCGCTGCTGTCATATCTGGACTGCCTAGAGAATTCCTACAAAAATTACAAGCAGAAGGTAGACGGCGTGCATTTTCAGGAAACCTTCGATTATTTGGCATTTCATACCCCTTTCGGAGGGATGGTGAAAGGAGCGCACCGCAAGCTGATGCATGAGGAGCTGAAGCTCCGAGGGCCAGTCGTCCAGCAGGATTTCGAACAGAGAGTGGCACCTGCCCTCACCTACGGCATGCAGGTGGGTAATGTATATTCTGCCGCGCTGTACTTAGGTCTGTGCAGCCTAATTGACCATGCGCAGGTTGATGATTACCGTCGGGTTGGATTGTTCTCCTACGGATCAGGTTGCTCTTCGGAGTTTTACAGCGGGGTGATCGGGCCGGGGGCGGCGGTCAAATTGAGCCAAATGGACATTGGCGGGCATCTGAACAGCCGCTATGAGTTGAGCTTTGACGAATACGAGCAGATTCTTGATCAGAATGTGGAGTGGCTATTCGGCATTCGTGACAAGAAAGTCGATTTCTCCGGCTTCAGCCGGGTCTACGACCACTTCTTCAAAGGCAAGGGATATCTCGTGCTTTCCGAAGTCGATGACTTCCACCGGAAATACGTATGGAGTTGA
- a CDS encoding enoyl-CoA hydratase-related protein, with protein MELTEIGTYCCLGVGHVFEGIYSIRLSRPEDKNSLTARLVSELLHALDALERLEDCKMVVLEGAGGYFCTGMNLQAFEDRSADGKDYSTPESPQFMFVMKTIAGMSKFVIGKVDGQALAGGVGLAAACDYVIATPRSTFALPEAIWGLVPALISPYLIRRIGYWQAYQMTLTTLPLDAEEALKCRLADEVTADPDAAIMKLYRRVSRVSSRTMREIKQYFKQMWIINEAMENAAIEEIDKLTASHEVRESIQNYVRYKRFPWEK; from the coding sequence ATGGAGTTGACCGAAATCGGAACCTATTGCTGCCTGGGTGTAGGCCATGTGTTTGAAGGTATCTACAGTATTCGGCTTAGCCGCCCTGAGGACAAAAACAGCCTTACCGCACGGCTTGTGTCCGAGCTACTGCATGCTTTGGACGCCCTCGAACGGTTAGAAGATTGCAAGATGGTTGTGCTTGAAGGAGCAGGGGGATATTTCTGTACAGGAATGAACCTTCAAGCTTTCGAGGATAGAAGTGCGGACGGAAAAGATTATTCTACGCCCGAATCGCCTCAATTCATGTTTGTGATGAAAACCATCGCCGGGATGTCCAAGTTCGTCATTGGCAAGGTAGACGGGCAAGCCTTGGCCGGAGGGGTTGGTCTAGCGGCGGCCTGCGATTATGTAATCGCAACCCCCCGTTCTACGTTCGCGCTGCCGGAAGCTATCTGGGGACTTGTTCCCGCGCTGATCAGCCCTTATCTGATCCGAAGAATTGGCTACTGGCAGGCATATCAAATGACCCTGACTACATTACCGTTAGACGCGGAAGAAGCGCTGAAATGCCGGTTAGCGGACGAGGTGACGGCGGACCCCGATGCAGCGATTATGAAACTGTACCGAAGGGTTAGTCGCGTCTCTTCCCGAACTATGCGGGAAATCAAACAATATTTCAAGCAGATGTGGATCATCAACGAAGCGATGGAGAATGCCGCTATTGAAGAAATCGATAAGTTGACTGCATCGCACGAGGTCAGGGAGTCGATTCAGAACTATGTACGCTACAAGCGGTTTCCCTGGGAGAAATGA